A genomic region of bacterium contains the following coding sequences:
- the dinB gene encoding DNA polymerase IV codes for MRIILHLDMDAFFASVEERDKPWLKGKPIVVGADPKDGGGRGVVSTANYAARKYGIHSALPISTAWRLSEQARSEGKSPAVFLAGTYHKYSETSARIMDIMRRYVDKLEPASIDEAYADVSSAGSYAKAKTIAGKIKKEIAAKEKLTCSVGIAPNKLISKIAAGSHKPNGLTVITEVEAQKFLDPLPAKEIPGIGPKSAAMLEQRGIRTIAELRGVGAEKLTDWFGKWGSEMNEKANGRDDSPVVEGYETKSIGEQETFEVDTRDATLLLGRLRAMCLAVATRATREGFQWKTVSITVRFGDFKTVSRAYTMKRYASNAKTLELEAVRLFLPFLDARENPKKKLIRLLGVRVEHLVVSPQDLFHRNSL; via the coding sequence ATGAGAATTATTTTACACCTTGATATGGACGCGTTTTTCGCGTCGGTGGAAGAACGCGATAAGCCGTGGCTCAAAGGGAAACCCATCGTCGTTGGCGCGGATCCGAAAGATGGAGGCGGACGCGGTGTTGTTTCAACCGCAAACTACGCGGCGCGCAAATACGGCATTCATTCCGCGTTGCCGATTTCCACGGCGTGGCGACTTTCCGAACAGGCAAGGAGCGAAGGTAAGTCGCCGGCGGTTTTTTTGGCGGGTACATATCATAAATACAGCGAAACATCCGCGCGGATTATGGATATCATGCGCCGCTACGTAGATAAGCTGGAGCCCGCGAGCATAGATGAAGCGTATGCCGACGTTTCAAGCGCCGGAAGTTACGCGAAGGCAAAAACTATCGCGGGAAAAATAAAAAAAGAAATTGCCGCGAAAGAAAAGCTGACGTGTTCCGTCGGTATCGCGCCGAATAAACTTATCTCAAAAATCGCGGCGGGAAGCCATAAGCCCAACGGCCTTACGGTCATAACAGAAGTAGAGGCGCAAAAGTTTTTAGACCCATTGCCCGCAAAAGAAATCCCGGGTATCGGGCCGAAGAGCGCGGCAATGTTGGAGCAACGTGGCATCCGAACCATCGCTGAACTCCGCGGTGTCGGCGCGGAGAAACTGACGGACTGGTTCGGTAAGTGGGGGAGTGAGATGAATGAAAAAGCAAACGGCCGCGATGATAGTCCGGTGGTAGAGGGATATGAAACAAAATCCATCGGCGAACAGGAAACATTTGAGGTTGATACGCGCGACGCGACGTTATTGCTCGGCCGGTTGAGGGCGATGTGTCTTGCGGTCGCGACGCGCGCGACGCGCGAGGGATTTCAATGGAAAACGGTTTCAATCACGGTGCGATTCGGGGATTTTAAGACTGTCAGCCGTGCATATACTATGAAGCGGTATGCATCTAACGCAAAGACGCTGGAACTTGAAGCGGTGCGATTATTTTTGCCGTTTTTGGACGCGCGTGAGAACCCGAAGAAAAAACTAATTCGGCTTTTAGGCGTGCGCGTGGAGCATCTGGTTGTTTCACCGCAAGACCTTTTCCACAGAAATAGTTTGTGA
- a CDS encoding DUF5701 family protein, whose amino-acid sequence MLHRFALVLLGLSTTYVFAEGGPTPEALGKAFDAQVARLTERGYPKMFGESKIFDETMAKLRAEAVQYVPAKPEYTFLIVIPENDAPLAWQVRQIITPSGEACNIPLEFAFRENVEMKNNGTFTTPREPYLCYDIDAGDATANQWICDVAVGLATAHRRGLTLLECVSFLVQHPELLSKTKVAAFGTMIDDPKRGTMCAYWNLENARPYHPYVSMTDWTLLNNPRSGDWYRHIQFPTCRE is encoded by the coding sequence ATGTTGCACCGATTTGCTCTTGTGCTATTGGGGCTTTCTACGACATATGTGTTCGCGGAAGGCGGACCGACGCCGGAGGCGCTCGGCAAGGCATTCGACGCGCAGGTGGCGCGGCTCACGGAACGCGGCTATCCGAAGATGTTCGGGGAGTCAAAGATCTTTGACGAGACGATGGCAAAACTCCGGGCGGAGGCGGTGCAGTATGTGCCGGCAAAACCGGAATACACATTCCTCATCGTCATCCCCGAGAACGACGCTCCGCTTGCATGGCAAGTACGCCAAATTATCACGCCATCGGGCGAGGCGTGCAACATTCCGCTGGAGTTCGCATTCCGCGAGAATGTAGAAATGAAAAACAACGGAACATTCACGACGCCACGTGAGCCGTATCTCTGCTATGACATTGATGCGGGCGATGCCACCGCGAACCAATGGATTTGCGACGTTGCCGTCGGACTCGCTACGGCGCATCGCAGAGGACTCACACTCCTCGAGTGCGTGTCGTTCCTTGTCCAGCATCCCGAACTCCTCTCAAAAACGAAGGTTGCCGCGTTCGGCACCATGATCGACGACCCCAAGCGCGGCACTATGTGCGCGTATTGGAACTTGGAAAATGCTCGTCCGTACCACCCGTATGTGAGCATGACGGATTGGACACTACTCAACAATCCCAGAAGCGGCGATTGGTACAGGCACATCCAGTTCCCTACATGCCGGGAGTAG
- a CDS encoding DNA recombination protein RmuC: protein MNITTLAIVLAVVIAGFAALYFALRKTLEALKPKDDTQSMLMLQQQISQIAQTLDVKLGESARAMQHQFSQSAGIIRDVTEKLTRLDETNKQVVSFADQLKNLQDILKNPKQRGILGEYYLETVLKNVLPPGSYQMQYAFTDGVIVDAAVFVDKRVIPIDSKFSLENYNRILEARDPVEKKRYEAALVADLKVRIDETSKYVKPQENTMDFAFMFIPSEAIYYDLLINKIGAVAEETRNLINYAGTKHVIIVSPTSFLAYLQTVLQGLRNQKISEQAKEITKQVENLGRHLLTFDEYMQKVGKNLGTTVSMYNHAYKEFGKIDKDVLKITGEAVGVKPELIEGPDSEE, encoded by the coding sequence ATGAACATCACGACGCTCGCCATTGTTCTTGCGGTTGTTATTGCTGGTTTCGCGGCGCTGTATTTTGCTTTGCGGAAAACGCTTGAGGCACTTAAGCCAAAAGACGATACGCAGTCCATGCTGATGCTGCAGCAGCAGATTAGCCAGATCGCGCAGACGCTGGATGTGAAGCTCGGCGAATCCGCGCGCGCGATGCAGCATCAGTTTAGTCAGAGCGCCGGCATCATCCGTGACGTAACGGAAAAACTGACGCGTCTGGACGAAACAAACAAGCAGGTCGTGAGTTTTGCCGATCAGTTGAAAAACCTGCAGGATATTTTGAAAAACCCGAAACAGCGTGGCATTTTGGGCGAATATTATTTGGAGACGGTATTGAAGAATGTGTTGCCGCCGGGTTCGTATCAGATGCAGTACGCGTTTACGGACGGCGTCATTGTGGACGCCGCCGTGTTTGTGGATAAGCGCGTCATCCCCATTGACTCAAAGTTTAGCCTGGAAAACTACAACCGCATCTTGGAAGCGCGCGATCCGGTAGAAAAAAAGCGCTACGAAGCAGCGCTGGTCGCGGACTTGAAGGTCCGCATTGATGAAACGTCAAAATATGTGAAGCCGCAGGAGAACACAATGGATTTTGCGTTTATGTTTATTCCGTCAGAGGCGATTTATTACGACTTGCTCATTAACAAAATCGGCGCCGTTGCCGAAGAAACACGGAATCTGATTAACTACGCGGGAACAAAGCACGTCATTATTGTTTCGCCGACGTCATTCCTCGCGTATCTCCAGACCGTGCTGCAGGGTTTGCGCAATCAAAAAATATCGGAACAGGCAAAAGAAATTACCAAGCAAGTGGAAAACTTGGGACGTCATCTCCTGACGTTTGATGAATATATGCAGAAGGTGGGGAAAAATCTCGGAACGACGGTTTCCATGTATAACCACGCGTATAAAGAATTCGGAAAGATTGATAAAGATGTGTTGAAGATTACCGGAGAAGCGGTAGGGGTTAAGCCGGAACTTATCGAGGGACCGGATAGCGAGGAATAG
- a CDS encoding DoxX family membrane protein produces MSKITQARWLLRVALAFVFFYAAIQSIRVPEAWVDWIPRFVVALSPVSPTLLLDGASIAQIGLGLWLLSGRNLRWAAGFAALFLFSVTVFNLRFMDVVFRDFSLGLAALALVVLAPDES; encoded by the coding sequence ATGTCAAAGATCACTCAAGCGAGATGGTTGTTGCGTGTCGCGCTGGCATTTGTATTTTTTTACGCGGCGATACAGAGTATCCGCGTGCCGGAGGCGTGGGTAGATTGGATTCCGCGATTTGTGGTGGCGTTGAGCCCCGTCTCTCCGACGCTGCTTTTGGATGGCGCATCAATCGCGCAGATCGGATTGGGATTGTGGCTGCTCTCCGGCCGTAACCTGCGTTGGGCCGCGGGGTTTGCGGCGCTGTTCCTCTTTTCGGTGACGGTGTTTAATCTGCGGTTTATGGACGTGGTGTTCCGCGATTTTTCGCTTGGCCTTGCCGCGCTTGCGCTTGTAGTCCTTGCACCGGACGAATCGTAG
- a CDS encoding DUF5701 family protein, producing MHYNMRCAFMLFIAMIGVNADERPSGRMWEAEDLKTRYIAQVARLRALGYPAMFGGDSLFEERFKADRQPWSPYKSVYEELFKTTPVWVDDGNIPMLIVVPRNCAPLRWQATRVMIDGVKSDAPQFELSRVQDIADSPALQRPYILFNVNPGADTYTTSVHGAENDLKNMHRRGLTFAEGIALLAQYPDVMKCNRGINEDYRERFAFGRVVFLGASYGGACPCDNTAEEFITFKVRKHQGDGFARGYFTPVIRRDMTPNYSRFLFPSCEAE from the coding sequence ATGCATTACAACATGCGATGCGCGTTTATGCTCTTCATCGCGATGATAGGCGTAAACGCCGACGAAAGACCCAGTGGCCGTATGTGGGAGGCCGAGGATCTTAAAACGCGCTATATCGCGCAAGTTGCGCGACTGCGCGCGTTGGGATACCCCGCAATGTTCGGCGGCGACTCCCTCTTCGAAGAGCGGTTCAAGGCGGATCGGCAACCATGGAGTCCCTACAAATCCGTCTACGAGGAACTCTTCAAAACAACGCCGGTGTGGGTAGACGACGGGAACATTCCGATGCTCATCGTCGTTCCGCGGAACTGCGCGCCGCTCCGCTGGCAAGCGACACGCGTGATGATTGACGGCGTGAAATCGGATGCGCCGCAATTTGAACTCTCCCGCGTCCAAGACATCGCCGATAGCCCAGCGCTGCAACGTCCGTACATCCTCTTCAACGTGAATCCGGGAGCGGATACATACACCACATCGGTGCATGGCGCGGAAAATGACTTGAAAAACATGCATCGGCGCGGACTCACCTTCGCCGAAGGTATCGCGCTTCTCGCCCAGTACCCCGATGTCATGAAATGCAATCGTGGCATAAACGAGGACTACCGCGAACGTTTCGCTTTCGGTCGCGTCGTCTTCCTCGGGGCGAGCTACGGCGGTGCGTGTCCCTGTGACAACACCGCGGAGGAATTTATCACGTTCAAGGTGCGCAAGCACCAGGGAGACGGATTCGCCCGCGGCTACTTCACCCCCGTCATCCGACGGGACATGACACCAAACTACTCGCGATTCTTGTTCCCCTCGTGCGAAGCGGAATGA
- a CDS encoding HAD-IA family hydrolase, with product MIKAVILDLNGVFVTSQKLSERFRDYLGVPEAQFLPVLEESLGKMRLPGAGDGYAYFEPHLKAWGTVLPPKLFWNFWFDPEEAVPEIVGLVEAVREHGAKVVILSNNFKERTDYYDHQFPFLRSLTDAVYYSWQTGFVKSDARAYQKVLADFNLQPSEVLFFDDGKENIAVAKSLGINAFFFEGIAATREVLKKFLGLSF from the coding sequence ATGATTAAAGCAGTCATCCTTGACTTAAACGGGGTCTTCGTCACGAGTCAGAAACTTTCAGAGCGGTTTCGGGATTATTTGGGCGTACCGGAGGCACAATTTTTGCCGGTGCTTGAGGAGTCGCTTGGGAAGATGCGGTTGCCGGGCGCGGGCGACGGGTACGCGTATTTTGAGCCGCACCTCAAGGCATGGGGCACGGTACTTCCGCCGAAATTGTTTTGGAATTTTTGGTTTGACCCCGAGGAGGCGGTGCCGGAAATTGTGGGGCTTGTCGAGGCGGTGCGCGAACACGGCGCGAAAGTTGTCATACTTTCCAATAACTTTAAGGAACGCACGGATTACTACGATCATCAATTCCCGTTTTTACGGTCATTGACTGATGCCGTCTATTACTCATGGCAAACGGGGTTCGTGAAGTCCGATGCGCGCGCGTATCAAAAGGTTCTTGCGGATTTCAACCTGCAACCTTCAGAAGTTCTCTTTTTTGATGACGGTAAAGAAAACATCGCGGTCGCGAAGAGTTTGGGCATCAACGCGTTCTTTTTCGAGGGTATTGCCGCCACGCGGGAGGTGCTGAAGAAGTTTTTAGGATTGTCATTCTGA